In Corythoichthys intestinalis isolate RoL2023-P3 chromosome 4, ASM3026506v1, whole genome shotgun sequence, a genomic segment contains:
- the LOC130914938 gene encoding uncharacterized protein LOC130914938 has product MAARGFVSIVAVYILLARQAQAKNDAPCQRSKWNSGYNTFIKRHVRSGLPASLDQNEWRNYIKNNGGCDRPTQSFLEPKDLDRVRAVCSNSGGKTYKDNLCISQEPFSFVTVRSEHGTCGIRNIVRETKHLILACEVLENQCVPVHFEGNPKDARPSNNAKGCQDPDIKGHASSLKTTWLWWLASVFAIMYA; this is encoded by the coding sequence ATGGCTGCTCGCGGGTTTGTATCCATTGTGGCCGTCTACATCCTGTTGGCTCGTCAGGCTCAGGCAAAAAACGACGCTCCCTGCCAGCGCTCCAAATGGAACAGCGGCTACAACACTTTCATCAAGCGTCACGTCCGCTCGGGGCTCCCCGCCTCTCTGGATCAGAACGAGTGGAGAAACTATATCAAAAACAATGGGGGTTGCGATAGACCCACACAGTCCTTTCTGGAGCCAAAAGACCTGGATAGGGTGAGGGCCGTGTGCTCCAACAGTGGCGGGAAGACATACAAGGACAACCTGTGCATCAGCCAGGAACCCTTCTCTTTCGTCACAGTCAGGAGTGAGCACGGGACATGCGGGATCAGAAACATCGTTCGGGAAACCAAACATCTGATCCTGGCCTGTGAGGTGCTGGAAAACCAGTGTGTGCCTGTCCATTTTGAGGGAAACCCTAAAGATGCAAGGCCCAGCAACAATGCAAAAGGCTGCCAAGATCCAGATATTAAAGGCCACGCGTCTAGCTTGAAAACAACATGGTTGTGGTGGTTGGCTAGTGTGTTTGCCATTATGTATGCCTAA